Sequence from the Clostridium saccharobutylicum DSM 13864 genome:
TTTGATCATTTTTCGATATTATATAATAACCATCATTTATAACTCCATTTTTTCCGATATTTTTGTATAAACTTTTTATAGCTTCTTTGGCTAATGGAGTATTGTCATTTATAGTTGTTGTTATCATGTTCTCAATATTAAATTCCCAGATAAAACACCCTTTAAAATAATTATATTTATTAAATGTATTTAAAACAGCTCTATACCAATCTGCTTTTTTAGCATCTGTAGCGACTGTACAACCATATTCAGTAAAAAAAATAGGTTTATTAAATTTTGATTGCAGAGAGTTTAGAGTTGATACAGTATTTGAATGTGTTTCATCATCATGTAAAAATTGTATATATTCATCATAAGTTTTTTCATCTGTACTTAGTCTATAAAAATCTACTCCAATAAAGTCTAATTTATCCCACCAAGTAATCCATTCCGCTTCCTCATAATAATTCACAGTAAAATAAGATGCATACGTTAATAATCCCGAATAATTTTCTCGAACAGTTTTTATTAAATTAATCCAATAATTATCATTATTTTGTCCATCAGCATATGTTGTAAGTCCTTTATATTCACAACCTATACAAAAAACTTCTATATTTAATTCTTCTGCCATTTTTACATAAGGCAATAAGAAATTAGTATAGTTGGAAAACCACGTTGCCACATCTTCTGGCTTTATTTTATCTCTAGGAACACTTGCATCAGATACTTCAACATGAGGTTTTAACATTATTTTATAACCTAAAAGCTTTATATATTTGCAATAATCGTAAACTTCTTGATAAGTTGTCCACCACCTACTTGAATTATCTTCTTTTAAATACTCTATATCATTTGAGCTAATATTACTTTGATAAGCATTAAAAACTATAGCAATAGTATCACTTCCAACTTCTTTTGCAACTTCTATCGCTTTTTTCTTATAATAATCCGTATAAAATAATCCTTTAGTATAGTTTCTAATAGTTAATCCTCTATAACCACATGTAAGTAAATCACGATTAGTTTGTTTCGCTTTATTAGACAATTGTGTACTAATTGAAGCAATAGAATTAGCTAAAATATTGATGTCATTCTTAGTTGCAAGTATAACTGTCGGATCTATTTTAAGTTCAACTGAATTTGTATTTGTAACTTCTAAAGTCATTTTGATATAAAGTTCTTTTGTACTTCCATCTGTTGCAGTAGGTTTGTAAGTCTCAGGATATTTACCTATAGCTATTAATGCACCAGTATCATCGAACACCCCTGCTTCTCTTATATAAAAATCTCCTACGTCACTTGGAATTGCACATATTACATTAATCCAGTTAGAATTAGTTTCGTCTACTGCAACGCTAGTTACATTACAAGAGTAAACACTATGTACTAAATCTGTTTGACTTTCGCTTGGATTATAGTATGTTCCATTACTATCCCCCACTTTTAATGTAGTTAAATTTACTTTAGTTCCTAGAGTTACACTATTTGCTATTTTTGCTTTACCACTATTGGTAAGTATAGTATAAAATTGTTCTGCCATTTTTTAAATTCCCCCTTTCGGTAGTATTGTTATTGTTTCAGCTCCACTTGTTTGTCCAATTGCTACATTTATTTTTCCTGTGCTTTTAATTTGAGTTATTTGATAAGGAAAAACCCTTATTTCTTCGCCACATAACATAAAGGCTCTAACATTAAAAACATCATTAGTTTTTGAAGTCATTTTATAATTTGCCTGTAAATGTGCAGGTTTAATCTCATGTATTGTTTCTTCTAAATCTGTTATTGCATAAGGAAATCCCTTATTGGATACCAAATCTATTAAGAAAGAATAATTTGGGTTATTTTCTATTACATCTGCTGTATCTGCATAAGTTTCAGCAATTGATTTAATAGCCTGTACTGTTGCAGTTCCTTGCCCTCTTAATTTAGAAAGTATTTTATTTCTTCTTTCCTCATAGGTCTTTTGGGTGTTTGTAACTATTCCTAGTTCTTCTTCCCAATATTTAAGACCCCATGTAGCGGTTTGCACATAACATTGATTTAATAAATCTTCAATATCTAAGTTAATATCATCAATTTCATTTTGTTGATTCTCATATAATTTTTTTAATATTGATGATTTTAATAAAAAAGGTGGTACATAATTACTAATCATGCTGCCACCACACTCCCAATTACAGGAATTTCTATATCTCCTAATG
This genomic interval carries:
- a CDS encoding phage tail protein → MAEQFYTILTNSGKAKIANSVTLGTKVNLTTLKVGDSNGTYYNPSESQTDLVHSVYSCNVTSVAVDETNSNWINVICAIPSDVGDFYIREAGVFDDTGALIAIGKYPETYKPTATDGSTKELYIKMTLEVTNTNSVELKIDPTVILATKNDINILANSIASISTQLSNKAKQTNRDLLTCGYRGLTIRNYTKGLFYTDYYKKKAIEVAKEVGSDTIAIVFNAYQSNISSNDIEYLKEDNSSRWWTTYQEVYDYCKYIKLLGYKIMLKPHVEVSDASVPRDKIKPEDVATWFSNYTNFLLPYVKMAEELNIEVFCIGCEYKGLTTYADGQNNDNYWINLIKTVRENYSGLLTYASYFTVNYYEEAEWITWWDKLDFIGVDFYRLSTDEKTYDEYIQFLHDDETHSNTVSTLNSLQSKFNKPIFFTEYGCTVATDAKKADWYRAVLNTFNKYNYFKGCFIWEFNIENMITTTINDNTPLAKEAIKSLYKNIGKNGVINDGYYIISKNDQTEYWYEFADINLTKDYSKIIAKFYFEDNVPSLFSSKKGYVSAEISYTNSLAVNAIIDSNSTLDKNNFGFSIEGNLVRLFVRVQQDYSYIFKLVDCNKKDLVKLKYFNATNQKTNNTKIPTTYFSKTDLSKGYNFETLTYSGSMTNGLLEVNLALPYEFSFLAYTGVNVSIVNSGNTSDVSANVTAVDNNNIKINAKHTTGTGDWFCSFKILVYGVRK
- a CDS encoding YmfQ family protein, with product MISNYVPPFLLKSSILKKLYENQQNEIDDINLDIEDLLNQCYVQTATWGLKYWEEELGIVTNTQKTYEERRNKILSKLRGQGTATVQAIKSIAETYADTADVIENNPNYSFLIDLVSNKGFPYAITDLEETIHEIKPAHLQANYKMTSKTNDVFNVRAFMLCGEEIRVFPYQITQIKSTGKINVAIGQTSGAETITILPKGGI